Proteins co-encoded in one Lasioglossum baleicum chromosome 14, iyLasBale1, whole genome shotgun sequence genomic window:
- the LOC143215701 gene encoding uncharacterized protein LOC143215701 produces the protein MSGCSLLPEWLDLILDNVETTLCLPMLIVMVLCTAQFIVNHAMDIGYTVYQNVKQKSEEGEDCDCPKEKGEDFLSKIKGLVANWMGFGPNQTDPDDILVSRPIRRNSPEEEWDYCEEDDD, from the exons ATGAGTGGTTGCAGTTTGCTACCAGAATGGTTGGACCTGATTCTGGACAACGTGGAAACCACCCTGTGCCTGCCAATGTTAATCGTCATGGTCCTTTGTACCGCTCAGTTCATAGTGAATCACGCGATGGACATAGGGTACACGGTCTATCAAAATGTGAAACAGAAATCGGAGGAGGGAGAGGATTGCGATTGTCCCAAAGAGAAGGGCGaggatttccttagtaaaaTTAAAG GGCTTGTAGCTAATTGGATGGGCTTCGGTCCAAATCAGACGGACCCCGATGACATCCTGGTGTCGCGTCCAATCAGACGAAACTCCCCAGAGGAGGAGTGGGACTATTGCGAAGAGGACGACGATTGA